One Paralysiella testudinis genomic window, CGACCGGCCACCGACTGATAGCCGCGGCCCAATTCCACTTTGATTTCCATCGCAATGCTGCCGTTATCCGACAAATGGCAGATAACATGGTCAGGATTGAGAATTTCCACATCGTGGGGCAATTCGATGTCGTTGGCTTTCACCACGCCGGCACCGGATTTTTTTAAGGTCAGCAAAACATCATGACGGCCGTGCAGCTTGAATACCACACCTTTGATGTTGAGCAGAATGTCGACAACATCCTCCTCAACACCGTCTACGGTAGAGTATTCGTGCAGCACGCCTTCGATGGCCACTTCAGTCGGCGCAAAACCATTCATTGATGACAGTAAGATACGACGCAAAGCATTACCCAAGGTATGGCCGAAGCCACGCTCAAACGGCTCCATAGACACTTTGGCGCGGGTAGCAGACAAAGCATCCACATCAATTTGACGCGGTTTTAAAAATTCGGATGTGCTGATTTGCATTAAACTGTCCTCATTTAACTGGCATTATTTAGAGTAAAACTCTACCACCAGCTGTTCATTGATATCACCGGTCAACTCAGCACGATCCGGCATGTTTTTAAACACGCCTTCCAATTTGCCGGCGTCCACAGACACCCAGCCGGGCAAACCGATTTGCGTAGCCAAACCCATGGCTTCTTGAATACGCACTTGTTTCTTGGCTTTCTCACGCACAGCCACCACATCACCGGATTTCACTTGGAAAGAAGGGATGTTTACCACTTGACCGTTTACGGTAATGGCTTTGTGGGATACCAGCTGACGCGCTTCAGCGCGGGTAGAGCCGTAGCCCATGCGGTATACCACGTTGTCCAAGCGGGATTCCAGCAATTGCAGCAGCAACTCGCCGGTAGAGCCTTTGCGGCGAGCCGCTTCGGCAAAGTAACGGCGGAACTGGCGCTCCAATACGCCGTAGATGCGGCGGATTTTTTGCTTTTCACGCAATTGCAAGCCGTAGTCAGACAGGCGCGGTTTTTTCGCACCATGCTGGCCGGGCGCAGAATCCAGTTTACACTTGGACTCCAAAGAGCGGCGGGCGCTCTTCAGAAACAAATCAGTGCCCTCACGACGGGCTAATTTACATTTCGGGCCGATATAACGTGCCATAAATCACTACTCCTGAATCAGATACGACGTTTTTTAGGCGGGCGACAACCGTTGTGTGGCAACGGAGTAACGTCGGTAATACTGGTAATCTTGAAACCAAGAGCGTTAAGCGCACGTACAGAAGACTCGCGACCGGGGCCCGGACCTTTAATGCGAACTTCCAAATTTTTGACGCCATACTCTTGGGCAACTTTACCAGCTGCTTCTGCCGCTACTTGTGCGGCAAACGGTGTGCTCTTACGCGAACCCTTAAAACCGGCGCCGCCTGAGGTAGCCCAAGATAATGCATTGCCTTGGCGGTCGGTAATGGTAATGATGGTATTGTTAAAAGATGCATGTACATGCACAATACCTTCACTTACGGTTTTGCGTACTTTCTTGCGCACACGTGCTGTGTTTGCTTTAGCCATTAAATCAATTCCTTAAGTTTATTTCTTACCTGCAATCGCCTTGCGCGGACCTTTACGGGTACGGGCATTGGTGCGGGTACGCTGACCACGGCACGGCAGGCCGCGACGGTGGCGCAGGCCACGGTAACAACCCATGTCCATCAAACGCTTGATGTTCATGGTTACTTCACGACGCAAATCACCTTCTACTTCAAACTTGGCAACTTGTTCACGCAAAGCATCCAGCTGGGTCTCATCCAAATCTTTTACTTTGGTGCTCGGTACGATACCGGCAGCCTCGCAAATCAATTTGGCACGAGTAGCGCCAATACCGAAAATGGCTTGCAGGCCAATCACGATATGGGCGTTGTTGGGGATATTCACCCCTGCAATACGAGCCATATTTTTTCCTCAGGACAAAAGTCTGCCACTATAACACACAAAAGCTGATTGCTACAACTCAGCCTTGGCGTTGTTTGTGACGGGGGTCAGTACAAATCACACGCACCACGCGGTTGCGGCGAATGATTTTGCAATTACGGCAAATTTTCTTTACCGAAGGTTGAACGCGCATAATGTTTCCTTTCTAGTCATTTAGCGGGCGCGGAAAACGATGCGGGCACGCGACAAATCATAAGGTGTTAATTCCACAGTTACTTTGTCGCCCGGAGAAATGCGGATGTAGTGCATGCGCATTTTGCCGGAAATGTGCCCCAAAACGACATGATCGTTTTCCAGCTTCACTTTAAATGTTGCATTTGGCAGGGTCTCCAAAATTTCGCCCTGCATCTGTATGGTGTCTTCTTTAGCCATAGTATTAACGACGTGATAATGATTTCATAGCAGAGCGCTTCATCAAATGCTCATACTGATGACTCATCATATAAGAAGCGATCTGGGTTCTAAAGTCTATGGTCACCACCACCAAAATCAGCAGTGAAGTGCCACCCAAGTAAAACGGTACATTGAGCGCAGACGTCAGAATCTCCGGAATCAAACACACAATGGCAATATAGATTGCACCCCAGAAAGTCAAACGCAACACCACTTTTTCCAAATAGCGGCTGGTTTGTTCGCCCGGGCGGATGCCCGGTACGAAAGCACCGCTCTTTTTCAGGTTCTCCGCCATTTCGCGCGGGCTGAAAACCAGCGCCGTATAAAAATAACAAAAGAAAATGATGGTGGTGGCAAACAGCAAGATGTACACCGGCTGGCCGTGTTGCAAATAGCCGGCCATGCGTTGCAACCAGCCGTCGTGGTTGGCAGCGCCAAACCAGCTCAACAGCGTGGAGGGGAACAAGATAATGCTGGAAGCAAAAATCGGCGGAATCACACCGGCCATGTTCAGCTTAAACGGCATGTGCGTGCTTTGCCCCTGCATCAAGCGGTTGCCCACTTGACGTTTGGCATACTGCACCGGCACCTTGCGTTGCGCCGTTTCGATGTAGACCACGGCATAAATCAATGCCAGCGCACCAACAATAATCGCCAATGCCATCAAATAGCTGATGGAGCCTTGGCTGGTTAAAGTCAGCAAACGGCCAATACCGGAAGGCATGCTGGCCGCAATACCGGCGGTGATGATTAAGGAAATGCCGTTGCCGATGCCGCGCTCGGTGATTTGCTCACCCAGCCACATCAGGAACATGGTACCCGTCACCAAACAAATCACCGTAGAGGCAAAAAACTCAACTTGACTGGAAACCACCACACCTTGCTGGTACACAAAGGCAGCCGCTCCAAAACTTTGCAGCGTGGCCAGTAAAACCGTGCCGTAGCGCGTATATTTGGTTAATACACGCTTGCCCGCTTCGCCCTCTTTTTTCAAGGCCTTCAGCGAGGGCACCATTTCGGAAGCCAGCTGCACAATAATGGAGGCGGAAATGTACGGCATAATGCCAATGGCAAAAATGCTGAACCGTTCCAAAGAGCCGCCGGAGAACATATTGAGCATGCCCAAAATGCCGCCGCCGGCGCTTTCGTACAATTTGGCCAACGCAGCCGCATCCACACCCGGAACCGGAATGTGTGCACCGATGCGAAATACCAGCAACGCACCCAGCAAAAATAACAAACGATTTTTTAAATCACCGAACTTTGCAAGCCCTGTTGCGGATTGTTGATTAGCCACTTTGTCTATTGCCTTATTCTGCTACTTTGCCACCGGCAGCTTCAATGGCTTCTTTGGCACCTTTGGTGGCCTTGATACCATTTAACGTTACCGCTTTGTCAATGCTGCCTGAAGCGATGACTTTAACGTTTTGCGCGTTTGCCGGCACTAGGCCAGCTTGCTTCAGCACCAATACGTCAATTTCATCTACAGCCACATGCGCCAAATCGCTCAAACGCACTTCGGCGTTGAAAGCAGCGGTCATTGATTTGAAACCGCGTTTGGGCAAACGGCGTTGCAGCGGCATTTGACCGCCCTCAAAACCCACTTTGTGGAAACCGCCGGCACGGCTTTTTTGACCTTTATGGCCACGGCCGCCTGTTTTGCCTAGGCCGCTGCCAATGCCGCGACCCACGCGGCGGCGGGCGTGCTTGGCGCCCTCAGCCGGCTGAATGGTATTCAACAACATATCACTTCTCCACTTTCAAAAGGTAGCTAATCTTGTTGATCATGCCACGATTTTCGGGGGTATCCAGCACTTCAACCGTGTGTTCGCGACGACGCAAACCCAAGCCGCGTGCGCAAGCACGGTGTGCTTCAATGGTACCGATCAGGCTTTTAACCAAAGTTACTTTAATGGTTTTTTGCTCACTCATGACCTTCTCCCAAAATTTCAGCAACAGTCAGGCCGCGTTTGGCGGCAATGTCACCCGGGGTGTAGAGCTTGGCCAAGCCATCCAATGTTGCGCGAACAATATTGTAAGGATTGGTTGAGCCGTGTACTTTGGCAGAGATATTGTGCACGCCCATGGCGTCAAATACCAAGCGCATCGGGCCGCCGGCTTTCACACCGCTACCTTCTTTAGCAGGCTGCATAAATACCTTGGTGGCGCCGTGCTTGCCAATCACCTCGTGGTGAATGGTGCCGTTTTTCAGCGGCACTTTAATCATGTTGCGGCGCGCTTGATCCATTGCTTTTTGTACGGCAACCGGCACTTCTTTAGACTTGCCTTTACCCATACCGATGCGGCCATCGCCGTCACCGACCACAGTCAAAGCGGAGAACGCCATAATACGGCCGCCCTTAACCACTTTGGTCACACGGTTTACTGCCACCATCTTTTCGATCAGGCCGTCACCGCGTTCTTCAATTTCATGTTTTGCCATTTTTTGCTGTCTCCACAATTATTAGAAGCTCAAGCCGTTTTCACGGGCGGCTTCGGCCAAGGCTTTAACGCGACCATGGTATTGGAAACCTGAGCGGTCAAACGCCACGGTGTCAACACCGGCGGCTTTAGCCTTCTCTGCAATGCGCTTACCCACCAGCGTAGCGGCTTCAACGTTGCTGCCATGCTTGATGTTGGCGCGCACATCGGCTTCCAGCGTAGAGGCTTGCGCCAATACTTTGTCACCTTCGGCACTAATAACTTGGGCATAAATGTGATTATTGGTGCGGAATACACACAATCTCACTTTGTTCAAATCCGCGATTTTGGCACGGGTTTTACGTGCACGGCGGAGTCTTGCTGCGTTCTTATTCATCAGTGAGCCTCAATTATTTTTTCTTGGTTTCTTTCATCACCACGTGCTCGCCAACATAGCGTACGCCCTTGCCTTTGTAAGGCTCAGGCGGACGGAAGCCGCGAATTTCCGCAGCCACTTGACCTACGGCTTGCTTGTCCGCACCGGTAATGACGATTTCGGTTTGTGACGGCGTTGCCGCAGCCACACCTTCCGGCAATGCATACACCACCGGATGGGAGAAACCCAAAGAAAGGTTCAAGGTTTGACCTTGCGCTTGGGCACGATAGCCCACGCCGATCAATTGCAGTTTTTTCTCAAAGCCTTCGGACACGCCTTTAACCATATTATTCACCAAAGCGCGAACAGTACCGGATAAAGCATTGGCGCGGGCGCTGCTGTCGGCAGCGGCAAAGGTAATCTGGCCATCTTCCAGAGCAACCTTTACTTCTTGGTGCAAAGGCATAGACAATTCGCCATTTTTGCCTTTAACCGTCAAAGACTCTGTTCCAAATTTTACTTCTACGCCAGCAGGAACAGTCACTGGATTCTTAGCTACGCGAGACATAGTTCCCTCCTTAGGCAACCACGCACAACAACTCGCCGCCTACGCCGTTTGCACGGGCTTTGCGGTCGGTCATCACGCCTTTGGATGTGCTGACAATAACAACACCCAGACCGTTCATCACAGTGGGGATGTCACTCGAACCTTTATAAACGCGCAAGCCCGGACGGGATACACGTTGGATTCGTTCGATTACCGGGCGACCGGCGTAATACTTCAATTGAATTTCCAATGTCGCTTTGGCTTCGGTTGAAACAGAGAAGTCTTCAACATAGCCTTCTTCTTTCAACACTTTCGCAATGGCCACTTTCAATTTAGAAGACGGCATAGCAACAGAAGCTTTATTCGCACGCTGGGCGTTGCGAATACGGGTCAACATATCGGAAATAGGATCATGCATACTCATTGTTTTTCTCCTATTACCAAGAGGCTTTGATCACGCCCGGAATCTCACCACGCATGGCGATTTCACGGATTTTAGTGCGACCCAAACCAAATTTACGGAAGGTACCACGCGGACGGCCAGTCAAGGCGCAACGGCGGCGTTGACGAACAGGCGCAGCATTGCGCGGAATGGCCTGCAATTGCAAGCGCGCTTCAAAACGGGCTTCTTCGGTTGCAGAAGCGTCGTTGATGACCGCAAAAATGGCAGCGCGTTTGGCGGCGTATTTTTGCGCCAAAGCAACACGTTTCAATTCGCGATTAATAAGTGCTTTCTTAGCCATAATTAACCCTTAAACGGAAATTTGAACAAAGACAGCAGCGCCTTGGCTTCTGCATCAGTCTTAGCGGTAGTGGTGATGGTGATGTTCAAACCACGCAACGCATCAATTTTATCGTACTCAATTTCCGGGAAAATGATTTGCTCACGCACACCCATATTGTAGTTACCGCGGCCATCGAAAGACTTGCCGTTCACACCGCGAAAGTCGCGCACGCGCGGCAGGGCGATGGTAACCAAACGGTCCAGAAATTCAAACATACGGTCGCGGCGCAAAGTGACTTTGCAGCCAATCGGGTAGTTGTCGCGGATTTTAAAGCCAGCAATGGATTTGCGGGCTACGGTTACCACCGGTTTTTGACCGGCAATTTTTTCTAGGTCGGCCACGGCGTGATCCATCACTTTTTTATCGGCAACGGCTTCGCCGACGCCCATATTCAAGGTGATTTTTTCGATGCGCGGCACTTCCATAATGGATTTGTAACCGAATTGCTTCATCAGCTCAGGTACAACTGTGCTGGTATAGAAATCTTTTAAACGAGCCATGTTTATTCCTTACGCTCCTACGGCAGCGCCGGTGGATTTGAAGAAACGGCTGCGAACGGCTTTGCCATCCACCACTTCTACTTTAATGCCCACACGGTCAGCTTTTTGGGTTTCCGGATTGAAGATGGCAATATTGGAGATATCCAACGGCATGCTTTTGGTCACTACGCCGCCTTCAATACCGCGCATCGGGTTGGGTTTTTGATGGCGTTTTACTTGATTCACGCCTTCAACCACCACTTTGTCACCCAATAAGCGCACTACCTGGCCTTTTTTGCCTTTATCTTTACCGGCAATAACGATCACCTGATCGCCAGTTTTAATTTTTTTCATCGCAACCTCTCTTACAGCACTTCAGGAGCCAATGAAACGATTTTCATAAATCGCTCATTACGCAGCTCGCGGGTTACCGGGCCGAAAATACGGGTGCCAATCGGCTCAAGTTTGTTGTTCAACAATACCGCGGCATTGTTGTCAAACTTGATCAAGGCACCATCGGGGCGGCGAACGCCTTTGGCGGTACGCACAACCACAGCACTGTATACATCGCCTTTTTTCACGCGGCCACGCGGCGCAGCGTCTTTTACGGCCACTTTAATGATGTCGCCCACAGATGCGTAGCGACGCTTGGATCCGCCCAAAACTTTGATGCACATTACACGGCGCGCACCAGAGTTGTCAGCCACATCCAAGATGGTCTGCATTTGAATCATGTTAATACCTTTAAATAGTCCAACTTAATTTACCGTTTTCAGGCAGCCTGTATTGCTTGATGCTGCCTGAAACCGCTTACGGTTCTAGTAAACCAGTCTTGGGTCCCGAAGGGAGAATGCATCGCCTTGAAAGCGGTGCATCTTTCAAGAATCTGAAAGATAAGAAACGAAGTTTACAGCCAATTACTTATTGCTGCAAGACTTCGTTTCCAAAATACACGTTTTATGTGGTGAAACTACACCAAGCGTGCTTTTTCTACCAATTCAGTAACCACCCAAGATTTGGTTTTGGACAGCGGGCGGGTTTCAGCAATCACCACCACATCGCCGATGCCGTATTGGTTTTGCTCGTCGTGGGCGTGCACTTTGCTGGAACGGCGGATTACTTTGCCGTATAGCGGATGCTTCACTTTGCGCTCAACCAGAACGGTTACGGTTTTGTCCATTTTGTCGCTAACCACTTTGCCTTGCAAAGTGCGTACAGTTTTGGCTTCACTCATTATTCACCATCCTTCTGGCTTAAAATGGTTTTAACACGAGCAATATCACGACGCACTTTTTTCAGCTCACTGTTGTTACCCAGCTGGCCGGTGGCGTGCTGCATACGCAAACCAAACTGCGCTTTCAACAGGCCAACCAGTTCTTCGTTCAACTGCTCAACAGATTTGTCTTTCAATTCACTGGTTTTCATTATTGACCTACCTGTCTTTTCACAAATGTGGTCGCAATCGGCAGTTTGGCTGCGGCCAGCTCAAAGGCTTCGCGCGCCAAAGATTCGGCCACACCGTCCATTTCGTACAATACTTTGCCCGGCTGGATTTCGGCAACATAGTATTCCACCGAACCTTTACCGCCACCCATACGTACTTGGATGGGTTTTTCGGTAATCGGTTTGTCGGGGAACACGCGAATCCAAATGCGGCCGCCACGTTTGATGTGACGGGTCATGGCACGACGTGCCGCTTCAATCTGACGGGCGGTCAAGCGACCGCGACCCACTGCTTTCAGACCAAAATCACCAAAGCTAACATTATTACCGCGTGTAGCAATGCCGGTATTGCGGCCTTTGTGCTGCTTGCGGTATTTCATTCTAGTTGGCTGCAGCATTTCGACCACCTGCCTTTCTGTGTTTCTTCTCTTGTTCCGGCTTGGCTTGGATTTCGCCCGGAGTGAACTCACCCTTGTAAACCCAAACTTTGATGCCGATGATGCCGTAAGTGGTTTTGGCTTCGCTGGTGGCGTAGTCCACATTGGCGCGCAAAGTGTGCAAAGGCACGCGACCTTCGCGGTACCATTCGCTGCGGGCAATGTCGATGCCGTTCAGGCGGCCTGAAGACATGATTTTGATGCCTTTAGCACCCACACGCATGGCGTTTTGCATGGCGCGTTTCATGGCGCGGCGGAACATCACGCGTTTTTCCAGCTGGGAAGCGATGTTGTCGGCAATGATTTGCGCATCGATTTCCGGCTTGCGGATTTCTTCGATGTTTACATGCACCGGCACACCCATCAGGGCTTGCAGATCGCGTTTCAACACTTCAATGTCTTCGCCTTTACGGCCAATCACCACACCCGGACGGGCGCTGTGAATGGTGATGCGGGCAGACTTGGCCGGACGCTCGATAACCACGCGGCCAACAGAAGCAGCAGCCAAGCGCTTACGCAAGAATTCACGCACTTCGATGTCTTGTTTCAAAACAGTGGCAAAGTCACCGCTTTTGGCAAACCATTTGGAAGACCAATCTTTATTAACCGCCAGGCGAAAGCCTGTAGGATGGATTTTTTGTCCCATAGCTTTTCCTTAGTTGCCCACTGTCACATTGATGTGACAAGTTTGTTTTTCGATGCGGTTGCCGCGGCCTTTGGCACGAGCTTGAAAACGTTTCAGGCTGGGGCCTTTGTCCACAAATACGGTAACCACTTTCAGTTCGTCGATATCCGCACCTTCGTTGTGCTCGGCATTAGCCACAGCAGACTCCAGTACTTTCTTGATCAACTCAGCGCCTTTTTTGGGGCTGAAGGCCAAGATATTCAACGCTTGGGCAATGTTTTTGCCGCGAATCTGATCTGCCACCAAACGTGCTTTTTGGGCAGAAATACGGGCATTTTTATGTTGCGCACTAACTCTCATGTCTTATCCCTTATTTTTTCTTGGCCTTCTTATCAGCCAAGTGGCCTTTGAAGGTGCGGGTCAATGAGAACTCACCCAATTTGTGGCCAACCATGTTGTCGCTCACAAATACCGGCACGTGGGTGCGGCCATTGTGTACGGCGATGGTTAAGCCGATGAAATCGGGCAGAATGGTGGAACGACGCGACCAGGTTTTAATCGGGCGCTTGTCGTTGCTGGCGCGAGCGGCATCCACTTTTTTAAGCAAATGCAGGTCGACATATGGGCCTTTTTTTAATGAACGAGCCATATCAATTAACCTTTATTGGAGTAACGGCGGCGAACAATCATATTGTTCGTGCGTTTGTTGCTGCGGGTGCGGTAGCCTTTGGCCGGTGTACCCCATGGGCTA contains:
- the rplV gene encoding 50S ribosomal protein L22, with protein sequence MRVSAQHKNARISAQKARLVADQIRGKNIAQALNILAFSPKKGAELIKKVLESAVANAEHNEGADIDELKVVTVFVDKGPSLKRFQARAKGRGNRIEKQTCHINVTVGN
- the rpsK gene encoding 30S ribosomal protein S11, with amino-acid sequence MAKANTARVRKKVRKTVSEGIVHVHASFNNTIITITDRQGNALSWATSGGAGFKGSRKSTPFAAQVAAEAAGKVAQEYGVKNLEVRIKGPGPGRESSVRALNALGFKITSITDVTPLPHNGCRPPKKRRI
- the rpsH gene encoding 30S ribosomal protein S8, which encodes MSMHDPISDMLTRIRNAQRANKASVAMPSSKLKVAIAKVLKEEGYVEDFSVSTEAKATLEIQLKYYAGRPVIERIQRVSRPGLRVYKGSSDIPTVMNGLGVVIVSTSKGVMTDRKARANGVGGELLCVVA
- the rpsS gene encoding 30S ribosomal protein S19, with the protein product MARSLKKGPYVDLHLLKKVDAARASNDKRPIKTWSRRSTILPDFIGLTIAVHNGRTHVPVFVSDNMVGHKLGEFSLTRTFKGHLADKKAKKK
- the rpmJ gene encoding 50S ribosomal protein L36, with the protein product MRVQPSVKKICRNCKIIRRNRVVRVICTDPRHKQRQG
- the rpsM gene encoding 30S ribosomal protein S13 encodes the protein MARIAGVNIPNNAHIVIGLQAIFGIGATRAKLICEAAGIVPSTKVKDLDETQLDALREQVAKFEVEGDLRREVTMNIKRLMDMGCYRGLRHRRGLPCRGQRTRTNARTRKGPRKAIAGKK
- the rpsN gene encoding 30S ribosomal protein S14, which codes for MAKKALINRELKRVALAQKYAAKRAAIFAVINDASATEEARFEARLQLQAIPRNAAPVRQRRRCALTGRPRGTFRKFGLGRTKIREIAMRGEIPGVIKASW
- the rplX gene encoding 50S ribosomal protein L24; protein product: MKKIKTGDQVIVIAGKDKGKKGQVVRLLGDKVVVEGVNQVKRHQKPNPMRGIEGGVVTKSMPLDISNIAIFNPETQKADRVGIKVEVVDGKAVRSRFFKSTGAAVGA
- the rpmD gene encoding 50S ribosomal protein L30, whose protein sequence is MSEQKTIKVTLVKSLIGTIEAHRACARGLGLRRREHTVEVLDTPENRGMINKISYLLKVEK
- the rpsQ gene encoding 30S ribosomal protein S17; translated protein: MSEAKTVRTLQGKVVSDKMDKTVTVLVERKVKHPLYGKVIRRSSKVHAHDEQNQYGIGDVVVIAETRPLSKTKSWVVTELVEKARLV
- the rpmC gene encoding 50S ribosomal protein L29; the protein is MKTSELKDKSVEQLNEELVGLLKAQFGLRMQHATGQLGNNSELKKVRRDIARVKTILSQKDGE
- the rplP gene encoding 50S ribosomal protein L16, coding for MLQPTRMKYRKQHKGRNTGIATRGNNVSFGDFGLKAVGRGRLTARQIEAARRAMTRHIKRGGRIWIRVFPDKPITEKPIQVRMGGGKGSVEYYVAEIQPGKVLYEMDGVAESLAREAFELAAAKLPIATTFVKRQVGQ
- the rplN gene encoding 50S ribosomal protein L14, with protein sequence MIQMQTILDVADNSGARRVMCIKVLGGSKRRYASVGDIIKVAVKDAAPRGRVKKGDVYSAVVVRTAKGVRRPDGALIKFDNNAAVLLNNKLEPIGTRIFGPVTRELRNERFMKIVSLAPEVL
- the infA gene encoding translation initiation factor IF-1 — protein: MAKEDTIQMQGEILETLPNATFKVKLENDHVVLGHISGKMRMHYIRISPGDKVTVELTPYDLSRARIVFRAR
- the rpsD gene encoding 30S ribosomal protein S4; amino-acid sequence: MARYIGPKCKLARREGTDLFLKSARRSLESKCKLDSAPGQHGAKKPRLSDYGLQLREKQKIRRIYGVLERQFRRYFAEAARRKGSTGELLLQLLESRLDNVVYRMGYGSTRAEARQLVSHKAITVNGQVVNIPSFQVKSGDVVAVREKAKKQVRIQEAMGLATQIGLPGWVSVDAGKLEGVFKNMPDRAELTGDINEQLVVEFYSK
- the rplF gene encoding 50S ribosomal protein L6; this translates as MSRVAKNPVTVPAGVEVKFGTESLTVKGKNGELSMPLHQEVKVALEDGQITFAAADSSARANALSGTVRALVNNMVKGVSEGFEKKLQLIGVGYRAQAQGQTLNLSLGFSHPVVYALPEGVAAATPSQTEIVITGADKQAVGQVAAEIRGFRPPEPYKGKGVRYVGEHVVMKETKKK
- the secY gene encoding preprotein translocase subunit SecY, which gives rise to MANQQSATGLAKFGDLKNRLLFLLGALLVFRIGAHIPVPGVDAAALAKLYESAGGGILGMLNMFSGGSLERFSIFAIGIMPYISASIIVQLASEMVPSLKALKKEGEAGKRVLTKYTRYGTVLLATLQSFGAAAFVYQQGVVVSSQVEFFASTVICLVTGTMFLMWLGEQITERGIGNGISLIITAGIAASMPSGIGRLLTLTSQGSISYLMALAIIVGALALIYAVVYIETAQRKVPVQYAKRQVGNRLMQGQSTHMPFKLNMAGVIPPIFASSIILFPSTLLSWFGAANHDGWLQRMAGYLQHGQPVYILLFATTIIFFCYFYTALVFSPREMAENLKKSGAFVPGIRPGEQTSRYLEKVVLRLTFWGAIYIAIVCLIPEILTSALNVPFYLGGTSLLILVVVTIDFRTQIASYMMSHQYEHLMKRSAMKSLSRR
- the rpsE gene encoding 30S ribosomal protein S5 — encoded protein: MAKHEIEERGDGLIEKMVAVNRVTKVVKGGRIMAFSALTVVGDGDGRIGMGKGKSKEVPVAVQKAMDQARRNMIKVPLKNGTIHHEVIGKHGATKVFMQPAKEGSGVKAGGPMRLVFDAMGVHNISAKVHGSTNPYNIVRATLDGLAKLYTPGDIAAKRGLTVAEILGEGHE
- the rplO gene encoding 50S ribosomal protein L15, translated to MLLNTIQPAEGAKHARRRVGRGIGSGLGKTGGRGHKGQKSRAGGFHKVGFEGGQMPLQRRLPKRGFKSMTAAFNAEVRLSDLAHVAVDEIDVLVLKQAGLVPANAQNVKVIASGSIDKAVTLNGIKATKGAKEAIEAAGGKVAE
- the rpsC gene encoding 30S ribosomal protein S3, which produces MGQKIHPTGFRLAVNKDWSSKWFAKSGDFATVLKQDIEVREFLRKRLAAASVGRVVIERPAKSARITIHSARPGVVIGRKGEDIEVLKRDLQALMGVPVHVNIEEIRKPEIDAQIIADNIASQLEKRVMFRRAMKRAMQNAMRVGAKGIKIMSSGRLNGIDIARSEWYREGRVPLHTLRANVDYATSEAKTTYGIIGIKVWVYKGEFTPGEIQAKPEQEKKHRKAGGRNAAAN
- the rplR gene encoding 50S ribosomal protein L18; this encodes MNKNAARLRRARKTRAKIADLNKVRLCVFRTNNHIYAQVISAEGDKVLAQASTLEADVRANIKHGSNVEAATLVGKRIAEKAKAAGVDTVAFDRSGFQYHGRVKALAEAARENGLSF
- the rplE gene encoding 50S ribosomal protein L5, whose product is MARLKDFYTSTVVPELMKQFGYKSIMEVPRIEKITLNMGVGEAVADKKVMDHAVADLEKIAGQKPVVTVARKSIAGFKIRDNYPIGCKVTLRRDRMFEFLDRLVTIALPRVRDFRGVNGKSFDGRGNYNMGVREQIIFPEIEYDKIDALRGLNITITTTAKTDAEAKALLSLFKFPFKG